The genomic stretch TGAAAAAAGGCTGTTTTTTGAAATTAAATGATGAAAAAATTAAATTCGTTTTTCAATTTAATTTTTTAATTTGTTTTTTTTAATAATTAACTAACTGACAATTAAAGAATTAATTAAAAAAAATAAAAGTGGTTTTACTTTCTGCTCAAAAGATCAAAGTGGATTGACTTTTATAATTTAAAAAATAAATTTGAAATTCCAAACAGTTAAATTGCTGAAAAATAGACATTTAATTATTTAAAAGTAAAAGTGGTTTTACTTTCTGCTCAAAAGATAAAAGTGGTTTTAGTTTTGTTATTTAAAAAATAAATTTGAAATTTTTTATAATTAAGTAGCTGTAAAACAGACGTCTAACTATTTAAAAGTAAAAGTGGTTTTAGTTTTTTTCAAAACGAAAAGGCAACGTAAAATTTCAAATAGTCTTGAATTTTCTTAGCAGCTATATAACAAGAAATAGTTGAGGAATTGACAAGTCATATCAAAGCAAAATAAGCGTAAAAAAAGCAACGTGTAAAAGTCAGTTTTAGACATCGAAATAGCAACTATTTTTGTGCTATTTGCGTGTCAATTTTAAATACGCTTTCATCGATTTTGCTAGCTGAATTTCAAAAGTGAATATTGCTAAATAAGAAGAAAAATAGCAACGGTATATGTAAGCTGAATTATAAAAAAAATGATTCAAAAAATAATCAAGAAGTAGATTTCAAAACATGTTCATAGAACTGATCTAAAAGTTTTGGATTCCCAAGTTTCTGAATCTTTTTTTCGCAATCATAAAATAATGGCAAACGTGGTTTCTGTTTTTCAGTTTGTTTTTGTTCATTGTTTAAAAAACGTCTAATCTGTGCATGAGTAATTAATTTCAAGCGAGTTTTTTGTTTGCTTCGCATCTGATTTTCATACCAAACTTTTGTACCTGTAAAGCCAAAGGTATTAGTTGGATCAAAATACCTGTTTGGTAATTGAACAAATCGATTCTGGGGATCTTTAGCAATGTATTTACAAACCAACCCGATGCGCTTCACATAAACCTTGTGAACTTTGTCCAAATTTCGTTCCTCCACAGGTTCATACCATAACCGTAACAACTCTTTTGCTCGTTTTTCTTGATATTTAGTTAAAAACACATTTTCATAAAGAGTATTTTTTGCAAGTTTCCACAAATCATCCACATAAAAATTAAAGGAGGAAAAGCTAGAAGCCTCAAACCTTGAAACTATGTCTTTGGCTTGTTCTGTGGCTTCTGAGCTTTTACCTTCCCTCTCTGTATCATTATCAGGCTGATGGTGTGTATGTTTTTGATAAAAATTTCGCGCGCCTAGTGTGTCTTGCGCAAGTTGCTCTTTATTTTGTTTTGCGCCTTCCTTCTCTGTGTATCTTGAAAAATTGTTACCAGTTTTGTTACCAGAAAAATCAATAGCTGTGAGCGAGAGCGAACTCCTTTGATTATTGGCATCCAATTTTTTATGAACTCCTATTAGTATATTATTTATGTAACTATTGTTACTAGAGTCTGTATGAGGACAGTTTGTCCTTTTTTCATTTTTAAAAAACTGATTATCAGTACTTTTCGTTTTTTCTGTTTTCGCTAGAATTTGTGAGTTATTCACAGGTTCTTGACCGTTTATCAACAGTATTTTCGGATTCAAATACAATTCATAACTCGCATTAGAACCATGCCAAATCTTCTCAGTAATAATATTGGCTTGCAAAAGCTTTTTAAGATGTCTTTGTATAGTTCTAGTGCTTACGTGAGAAATCTTTGCCAATTGCACATTATTTGTCTTTAATGATGGAATATTAGAAGTATCAAAACAAGCTTGCTTGCTAGCTCTTAATAACGAAGCACCATAAATCCGAATTATCTCTCTAGCCGTTGCAATCACAGGTTGACGCAAACGAGCAGAAAGACTATCAGAAGTAGCATTATGTTTTGCTACAAAAGTGTCAAGTGCTTTAAAAACAGTTGAAAAGTGGATGACCATCTATTATGTATTGATTATACTATTTATTAAATGTTTTCGCTAACAAATCGTCCATAGCACTCGCTACGGAAATTCGTTTTCGCTTCCTTTTTCTAGGTTTCTTATCACAAACAACAGTAACGCCAAGCATGGCATGTAGTCTCAGTTTTTCATCTGAACTCAATGCCTGAATTACGTTATATACTGTTTCTGCTTTCAATTAAATATGTGCGTTGTTTATTTGATTTATGTATAGATGACTCCAATAATTTTGGACAAAAGAATTCCTAGTCGCATACATTGGCGACTTCGTATTTTTTATAAATAACGATGCTAACTACATCTGTGATTCAATAACTAGATGCGTTTAGTTGAATATTGGTAACTTCTTTTTTTATCTATACAGTACTAACTATTTTTTACAATCAAAATGATTGTTCGGGTTTTACAATTTTATTTCTTTTTTGCTTCTCTTATTTTTAAAGGATTTATAAAATGGGTTCTGATCTATGGGTAATTAATCTCTAAATTAGATACTCATAATGATATTAGCCTACCCTTTTGGCTTGTAGTAAATCTAATTAATTTTTCTTTTAAAAACTAGCGTCGCATTTGAAAAACAGAAACTTTTCATCGCTATAACTCATTCTTTAGGTGTGGTTTATGATTAATTTTATATAATATTTGGTGAAGTTTTCGATGAAGTTTGCTAAAACTTTGGTCATAGTTGGGACAAAGTTTTGGGTACTTTTGGTGTACTTTTTACCCTTTTTTAAATTCGATTTCTCTAAAACTTATAAGTGTCTTAAAATCATGCTTTTATGATTAAAAAAGTTAAATTAAAAAATCAGGAGGAACTTTTTTTGATCTAGAAAAGAAGATTTATGAAATTTCAGTCTTCAAAGAGATGAGAATCTTTGAAAAAAATCTATTTTTTTGAAATTTTTAATGAAATTGAAGTAAAATAGAAAGAATAGAAATCCTTTTCCTATGTTTTTGGTCGTAAATTAAGATGGAATAAAAGTGCAAAATGCGAGTTTTGGAAAATTAGGTTGCAAAACTGAACGTTTTTTTAAAATACGTCTGATGCAATAAAAAAAGGCATCGCTAAGCAATAAGTTCATACAGGAACAACTTATTGCTTAGCGATGAGTGCTTTTTTTAAATTTAAAAATCAATGGTGTATTTATTAGAATAATCTTTTGCTAGTGAAGCACCAATACCTCTCAAATACTTACGAAGTTGCGATTTAGTCTTATGTCTTGTAAAACTCATCAGTTCAGTAAGTACTTGTTCATCTGCTTTTCCCTCAGAAGCTAAAGAATTATACAAATTGGATGCGGCAGTATGCTTAAAAGAATATAAAGTTTGATCGGTGTCAAGTTGTAATTCCTTTTTCATAATAGCGAAACGATCATAAAAATGATTGGTTTTAGTCTTTTCAGAAACATTCCATTGTCCACAAGTTTCGCTATCTGAAAAAATAAAATCAGTTGATTTATATTTGTGAAGTTCCATTTGCTCAATAACCTTTGCTAGACTTTCAATAATAGGAACAACTTCCTGTGCTTCCGTTTTAGTTTGTACATACAAGCGTCTATTATCTAAATCAATGTCTCCAACTTTGAGTCGGCATACTTCCACATTTCTCAAAAAAGCGTAAGCAATAAACTGTGTGAACTTTCTAAGGTAGGGATCATTGCTATCCATATACTCACGCATTACTCTAATTTGCGAGTCTGTATATGATTTATGTTTCTTAGGATTTTCTTTTAATTTCTTAATAGCTGTAATAATATTGTATTCTACAATATCATCACTTACCAATTGACTAAAAAGTGAAGACAACGAAGTTCTATATCCATTACGTGTTTTTGCATTCACGGGCTGTTCTGTTAAATTTCGATGCTTATCATACTTCTTAATCGTGTTCAAAAAAGTTGAAACTTCTCGGCGTTTTAGCTCCTTTATAGTAATGGTATCTAATTTTTGATCTTCTAGCCAAGTTAAAAAGCGTTTTAAATTTCCTTTAATATTTATTTTACCACGTCTTGACAAATAGGGGAGTTTCTGTTCAAGGGCAAAAATCAATGCTTCTCTAACCGTATATTCATTTGTCTTTGGCAGTAAACTTTTGTCTTTTACTGCTTCCTTTTCAATTTTTTCAATCTTGGCTTCGGTAACCTTATAATTTTCATAAGGACTATATCCTTGTGATAACAACTTTTTCAATGCAAGCTTGTACGCCATTAAAATTTCAAGGCGTTCTGCTTTAGTATCAAATCGATTTGCTCCTTTATATATAGGTGGCTGTCTTTTAAGTTTATCTGTTTTAGGCTCTCGGTAGGAGTAATACACGTACCAGCGTTTGCTTAAATCGCCATTAGCATCATAAATCTTTGGCTGTGAATAATCTTTCTTTGCTTTCAAATTGTATTCGATAACGTATTCATTTTGTAAAATTTCATTAAATGTAGACATAAAAAATTGGTTTTCAAAATAGAGAAAACACACGTGAATACTGGTTTTGATGTCATTTATCAGTTATTTTAGCTTCTTATGAAAGGGGACAGCTCTCGCCAGTCGCTTTGGGAGATAAGTTTGGAGTTTCAAAACCAAATTAAGGTAACACTATATCTATAGGAATGCAAAACCCTTTAGAAAAAGCAACGATCTCCCAAGAGTTCCAACAACGGCTCCATCGTTAACCCGAGTTTAGAACAGGCAAGCAGCGAAGTAACAAATCAACAGACAACCAAATTAACAAATCAACAAACAACGAATCAACAAAAAACAAAAAACTTTTCAGATGTAAAGTGCGACACAATAGCTTGTTACAAACATCACCAAAACAAAGTAAAAAAAAAGGCATAAAAAGGTTAGGAAGTTTGGAAATGGTTTTTATATTTGCACCCGCTAAAACGGATAGTTTTAGATGAAGTTCTGATAAGATAATGAGTAAAGATTTTATAAAAAATAGTTTAAAATATTTTTTTGGAATATATAAAAAGGTTGTATGTTTGCATCCGCTAAAAACGGCAACGGATTTAGTACTGTTCTAATAATAAAAGACTGATTAAAAAGAGGCAAGAAGTTTGAAAATACAGCTTCGAAAAAAAATCTTAAAAAAGTTTTGTTAGAAACAAAAAAGGGTTTTATATTTGCACCCGCTTTGAGAGGGAAACTTTTCGGAGTATATAAATAGAGAATTAAGAGTTCATTGACATATTGATTAGCAGCAATTATTTTGGAGACAAAATAATAAATAAACATAAGTAAGAACATCTTTTGAGAATGACAATTTTTCTAAGTTGAAGATATATTAAAAAACAACGATGAAGAGTTTGATCCTGGCTCAGGATGAACGCTAGCGGCAGGCTTAACACATGCAAGTCGAGGGGTAACAGAGGTAGCTTGCTACTTGCTGACGACCGGCGCACGGGTGCGTAACGCGTATGAAACCTACCTAATACAGGGAGATAGCCCAGAGAAATTTGGATTAATACCCCATAGTACTGTGAATCTGCATAGATTTATAGTTAAAGATTTATCGGTATTAGATGGTCATGCGTTCTATTAGTTAGTTGGTAAGGTAACGGCTTACCAAGACCGCGATAGATAGGGGCCCTGAGAGGGGGATCCCCCACACTGGTACTGAGACACGGACCAGACTCCTACGGGAGGCAGCAGTGAGGAATATTGGACAATGGAGGCGACTCTGATCCAGCCATGCCGCGTGTAGGAAGACTGCCCTATGGGTTGTAAACTACTTTTATAGAGGAAGAAACGCAGATACGTGTATTTGTTTGACGGTACTCTACGAATAAGGATCGGCTAACTCCGTGCCAGCAGCCGCGGTAATACGGAGGATCCAAGCGTTATCCGGAATCATTGGGTTTAAAGGGTCCGCAGGCGGTTGTTTAAGTCAGAGGTGAAAGTTTGCAGCTCAACTGTAAAATTGCCTTTGATACTGAATAACTTGAGTTATAATGAAGTGGTTAGAATATGTAGTGTAGCGGTGAAATGCATAGATATTACATAGAATACCGATTGCGAAGGCAGATCACTAATTATATACTGACGCTGAGGGACGAAAGCGTGGGGAGCGAACAGGATTAGATACCCTGGTAGTCCACGCCGTAAACGATGGTCACTAGCTGTTTGGACTTCGGTCTGAGTGGCTAAGCGAAAGTGATAAGTGACCCACCTGGGGAGTACGATCGCAAGATTGAAACTCAAAGGAATTGACGGGGGCCCGCACAAGCGGTGGAGCATGTGGTTTAATTCGATGATACGCGAGGAACCTTACCAGGGCTTAAATGTAGAGTGACAGGGGTAGAGATACCTTTTTCTTCGGACACTTTACAAGGTGCTGCATGGTTGTCGTCAGCTCGTGCCGTGAGGTGTCAGGTTAAGTCCTATAACGAGCGCAACCCCTGTTGTTAGTTACCAGCACGTAGTGGTGGGGACTCTAACAAGACTGCCGGTGCAAACCGTGAGGAAGGTGGGGATGACGTCAAATCATCACGGCCCTTACGTCCTGGGCTACACACGTGCTACAATGGTAGGTACAGAGAGCAGCCACCTCGCAAGAGGGAGCGAATCTACAAAACCTATCTCAGTTCGGATCGGAGTCTGCAACTCGACTCCGTGAAGCTGGAATCGCTAGTAATCGGATATCAGCCATGATCCGGTGAATACGTTCCCGGGCCTTGTACACACCGCCCGTCAAGCCATGGAAGCTGGGGGTACCTGAAGTCGGTGACCGTAAGGAGCTGCCTAGGGTAAAACTGGTAACTGGGGCTAAGTCGTAACAAGGTAGCCGTACCGGAAGGTGCGGCTGGAACACCTCCTTTCTAGAGCGACGAAGATAAATTAGAATTTAAAAGAGTTGTTTTTACTTAGCTGTTAATTAAGAAATTGAACATAATACAAGTAGAGTCTCATAGCTCAGCTGGTTAGAGCGCTACACTGATAATGTAGAGGTCGGCAGTTCGAGTCTGCCTGAGACTACAACTACTTAAAGTATTAGAGGAAATTCTAGAAGAAGACTATCCACCCAAAAGTCGGCAACAAGCGACTGCATATTGCAGACTGTGGACTGTTAACTTACAGAAATGGGGGATTAGCTCAGCTGGCTAGAGCGCCTGCCTTGCACGCAGGAGGTCATCGGTTCGACTCCGATATTCTCCACCAAGTTTCCGAGCAATCGGGAATCTCATCAATGTTAGCAATAACTAAGATGAGATACCCAATCAAGTTGGGTATAGAAAGTTCATTGACATATTGAGATAAAAGAGAAACGAGATTAATATTTTAATCTTCGAGTGAATAAAAATAATAAAGAGACAAAAGTACAATAAGCTAATTAAGGGCGTATGGGGAATGCCTAGGCTCTCAGAGGCGATGAAGGACGTGATAAGCTGCGAAAAGCTACGGGGACAGGCACATACTGATTGATCCGTAGATCTCCCAATGGGGCAACCCACTATATTGAAGATATAGTATCCGCAAGGAGGCGAACCCGGAGAACTGAAACATCTAAGTACCCGGAGGAGAAGAAAACAAAAGTGATTCCGCTAGTAGTGGCGAGCGAACGCGGAATAGCCCAAACCAATGTTGTTACGGCAATATTGGGGTTGTAGGACCACGATATTTGATGCTTACTAAATTAGAACTGTTTGGAAAGACAGACCAAAGAGGGTGATAGTCCCGTATAGGTAAGGTAAGTTATTGATAGTGGTATCCTGAGTAGCGCGGGGCACGTGTAACCCTGTGTGAATTTGGCGGGACCATCCGCTAAGGCTAAATACTCCTGAGAGACCGATAGTGAACTAGTACCGTGAGGGAAAGGTGAAAAGAACCCTGAATAAGGGAGTGAAATAGACCCTGAAACCATACGCTTACAAGCGGTCGGAGCGCATTTATGTGTGACGGCGTGCCTTTTGCATAATGAGCCTACGAGTTACCGTTGCTAGCAAGGTTAAACACTTAAGGTGTGGAGCCGTAGCGAAAGCGAGTCTGAATAGGGCGCTATAGTTAGTAGTGGTAGACGCGAAACCGTGTGATCTACCCATGGGCAGGGTGAAGCTGTGGTAACACACAGTGGAGGCCCGAACCGATATACGTTGAAAAGTGTTCGGATGACCTGTGGGTAGGGGTGAAAGGCCAATCAAACTCGGAAATAGCTCGTACTCCCCGAAATGCATTTAGGTGCAGCGTATTATTAGTTTTATAGAGGTAGAGCTACTGATTGGATGCGGGGGCTTCACCGCCTACCAATTCCTGACAAACTCCGAATGCTATAAAATGATGTAATGCAGTGAGGGCATGGGTGCTAAGGTCCATGTCCGAGAGGGAAAGAACCCGGACCATCAGCTAAGGTCCCCAAATATATACTAAGTTGAATAAACGAGGTTTGACTGCCTAGACAGCTAGGATGTTGGCTTGGAAGCAGCCACTCATTTAAAGAGTGCGTAACAGCTCACTAGTCGAGCGGTCGAGCATGGATAATAATCGGGCATAAGTATATTACCGAAGCTATGGACTCCAATGGAGTGGTAGGGGAGCATTCTATTTGCGCAGAATGTGGTCTGTAAGGACTGCTGGAGCGGATAGAAAAGAAAATGTAGGCATAAGTAACGATAATGCGGGCGAGAAACCCGCACACCGAAAGACTAAGGTTTCCTCAGCTATGCTAATCAGCTGAGGGTTAGTCGGGACCTAACGCGAACCCGAAAGGGGTAGTGGATGGACAACAGGTTAATATTCCTGTACCTGCTCACACTAAAAGTGACGGAGGCGAAAAGTTAGTGCGCACTGACGGAATAGTGCGTTGAAGAGAGT from Kordia antarctica encodes the following:
- a CDS encoding tyrosine-type recombinase/integrase — translated: MSTFNEILQNEYVIEYNLKAKKDYSQPKIYDANGDLSKRWYVYYSYREPKTDKLKRQPPIYKGANRFDTKAERLEILMAYKLALKKLLSQGYSPYENYKVTEAKIEKIEKEAVKDKSLLPKTNEYTVREALIFALEQKLPYLSRRGKINIKGNLKRFLTWLEDQKLDTITIKELKRREVSTFLNTIKKYDKHRNLTEQPVNAKTRNGYRTSLSSLFSQLVSDDIVEYNIITAIKKLKENPKKHKSYTDSQIRVMREYMDSNDPYLRKFTQFIAYAFLRNVEVCRLKVGDIDLDNRRLYVQTKTEAQEVVPIIESLAKVIEQMELHKYKSTDFIFSDSETCGQWNVSEKTKTNHFYDRFAIMKKELQLDTDQTLYSFKHTAASNLYNSLASEGKADEQVLTELMSFTRHKTKSQLRKYLRGIGASLAKDYSNKYTIDF